From Xylanibacter oryzae DSM 17970, a single genomic window includes:
- a CDS encoding sensor histidine kinase, giving the protein MKKGFYNGILLYAKLWFIAIVVSFVFIYVMGYGDPDDTKVAYTLYDFLLDGTMMAAYLSISLLFNYFFIRIFQPLQHYSSKMFIYSIMLLSTNLLTAILMTKGLTLIWGALPRQEYIKTVYLFCLVATFISGIHANISFQKIYKSQAEEKHHLEMDNIRQREINLQTSLIALKTQVDPHFLFNNFSILSDLIEESPKEAHEFLESLSRVYRYKLVNMSTHLVSVDNELRMLRSYVHLVSTRFGNAIRVIFPTAEQLTTIQTLGVPPLVIQLLVENAIKHNAHSAAHPLVVNIRIDQQHIVVSNPIMHLSSEVESTKLGLANLQQRYRLLSDEQPTINCDGQNFTVILPLIKLGK; this is encoded by the coding sequence ATGAAAAAAGGATTCTATAATGGTATTCTGCTATATGCCAAACTGTGGTTCATAGCCATAGTGGTATCATTCGTGTTCATTTATGTAATGGGCTACGGCGATCCTGATGACACCAAAGTTGCCTATACTTTATACGACTTTCTCTTAGATGGAACTATGATGGCAGCATATCTTAGTATTTCGCTGCTTTTCAACTATTTCTTTATCCGCATATTCCAGCCCCTGCAGCATTATAGCAGCAAGATGTTTATCTATTCCATCATGCTGCTTTCCACCAATCTTCTTACAGCCATACTCATGACCAAAGGCCTGACACTCATTTGGGGAGCATTGCCACGTCAGGAGTACATCAAGACAGTATATCTGTTCTGCCTTGTTGCCACTTTTATATCCGGCATCCACGCCAACATATCTTTTCAGAAGATATATAAGAGTCAGGCAGAAGAGAAACACCATCTTGAGATGGACAATATCCGTCAACGTGAAATCAACCTGCAGACATCGCTGATAGCACTAAAGACACAAGTTGACCCGCATTTCCTGTTTAATAACTTCAGTATTCTCTCCGACCTGATTGAAGAAAGCCCCAAAGAAGCCCACGAGTTTCTCGAAAGCCTGTCAAGGGTCTATAGATATAAGCTCGTCAATATGAGCACCCATCTGGTCAGCGTCGATAACGAGTTACGTATGCTCCGCTCTTACGTTCATCTGGTCAGCACCCGCTTTGGCAACGCCATTCGGGTCATATTCCCTACAGCCGAACAACTCACCACAATACAGACACTTGGTGTACCACCTCTCGTCATCCAACTGTTGGTAGAGAATGCCATCAAGCACAATGCTCATAGCGCAGCGCATCCACTCGTGGTCAATATCCGCATAGACCAACAGCATATAGTGGTTAGCAACCCTATCATGCACCTTTCGTCCGAGGTAGAATCTACAAAGTTGGGACTTGCCAATCTGCAACAACGCTATCGCCTGCTCTCAGACGAGCAGCCAACCATAAACTGTGACGGTCAGAACTTCACAGTAATCCTTCCACTAATAAAATTGGGAAAATGA
- a CDS encoding glycosyltransferase yields MKHVLCITTYPPRVCGIATFSYDLIQAINKKFTKDYTVRVCAVESDIEKHSYDATVKYILNTSEQEDFDVVSKKINQDTDIDLICIQHEFGLYSENQELFLKFVQTITKPIVIVFHTVLSHPEAYSREYLRDIIEACQSVVVMTHASSAILQNEYQIDKDKINIIPHGTHLVSQIDKEKLKKTYGFSGRKILSTFGLLSPGKSIETTLDAMPAIIEENPAILFLIIGETHPMVVKKYGEAYRESLEAKVKELHLGDNVKFINEYLDINTLLEYLQMTDIYLFTSSDPNQAVSGTFVYALSCGCPIIATPIPHASELLSDNTGVIFNFHDSVQLAKSTNSLLKDEELRIQMRISGLQKTAFTAWQNTAIAYTLLFEKIIGSNDILTYSLPEIKLDHIVSMSQHLGIIQFSKGNQPDLESGYTLDDNARALIALCMADKQEEHPKYGMYMKRYLEFIQYCLQDDGTLKNYVDMYYNFTPQNDEVLLEDSNGRAIWALGYFICNAHTLYEFEIKEAKKTLRLTFPALRKMQSPRSIAFAIKGLCLYFMKEPSREVYDFIHLLADKLSGLYLSASDNNWKWFEPYLTYENALLPESLLYAYSVMKNDGYKSIAKESFEFLLEKTFMNGRIKVISNINWLNRGEANTEYGEQPVDVAGTVIALSAFYNIFHDKEYIQKQKDAFSWFMGNNHLHQIIYNPATGGCYDGLEENNINLNQGAESTVCYLMARLSLINP; encoded by the coding sequence ATGAAACATGTATTATGTATTACCACCTATCCGCCACGTGTATGTGGCATTGCAACTTTTTCGTACGACTTGATACAAGCTATTAATAAGAAGTTTACGAAAGATTATACAGTCCGGGTGTGTGCTGTAGAATCTGATATAGAGAAACACTCATATGATGCTACTGTAAAGTACATATTAAACACCTCAGAGCAAGAGGATTTTGATGTAGTCTCAAAAAAGATTAACCAGGATACCGACATAGATTTAATCTGTATACAGCATGAATTCGGCCTTTACAGTGAGAATCAAGAATTATTTCTAAAATTTGTCCAGACTATAACCAAACCTATCGTTATAGTTTTCCATACCGTATTATCCCATCCCGAAGCATACTCACGAGAGTATCTCCGGGATATAATTGAAGCCTGCCAGTCAGTCGTGGTGATGACCCATGCTTCATCAGCCATACTGCAAAACGAGTATCAAATTGATAAAGACAAGATCAACATCATACCTCACGGCACCCATTTGGTATCACAGATTGATAAGGAAAAATTAAAAAAGACCTACGGATTCTCAGGACGTAAGATACTCTCTACATTCGGACTGCTAAGTCCAGGTAAGAGCATAGAGACCACTCTCGACGCCATGCCGGCTATCATAGAAGAAAATCCGGCAATACTGTTTTTAATCATTGGAGAGACCCATCCTATGGTAGTCAAGAAATACGGCGAAGCCTATCGTGAAAGCCTAGAGGCTAAAGTGAAAGAGCTCCACCTAGGCGACAATGTAAAATTCATAAACGAATATCTTGACATCAACACACTGCTTGAATATCTTCAGATGACAGATATTTATCTGTTTACATCCTCCGATCCTAATCAGGCAGTAAGCGGCACCTTCGTCTATGCCCTTAGTTGCGGATGCCCTATCATTGCCACCCCGATACCACACGCGTCCGAACTGTTGAGCGATAATACAGGCGTCATCTTTAATTTCCACGATTCAGTACAATTAGCCAAATCTACTAATAGTCTATTGAAAGACGAAGAGTTGCGTATCCAGATGAGAATCTCCGGTTTGCAGAAGACAGCCTTCACAGCTTGGCAGAATACAGCCATCGCCTATACCCTACTCTTCGAGAAGATAATTGGTTCAAACGACATCCTTACATATTCATTACCCGAAATCAAACTGGATCATATCGTTAGCATGAGCCAGCATCTGGGCATTATACAGTTCTCTAAAGGCAACCAGCCCGATTTAGAATCAGGTTATACCCTCGATGATAATGCCCGTGCACTTATAGCCCTTTGCATGGCAGATAAGCAAGAAGAACATCCCAAATATGGAATGTACATGAAACGATATTTAGAATTCATCCAGTATTGTCTACAAGACGACGGAACACTTAAGAACTATGTAGACATGTATTATAACTTTACCCCGCAGAATGATGAAGTCTTATTAGAAGACAGCAATGGCCGTGCTATATGGGCCCTTGGATATTTCATTTGCAATGCCCACACCTTATACGAATTCGAAATTAAGGAAGCCAAAAAGACCCTTCGTCTTACCTTCCCTGCCCTTAGAAAGATGCAATCCCCCAGGAGCATAGCCTTCGCTATAAAAGGTCTCTGTTTATATTTTATGAAAGAGCCGTCACGAGAGGTGTATGACTTTATCCATCTGCTAGCAGACAAGTTGAGCGGCTTATATCTATCTGCGTCAGATAATAACTGGAAATGGTTTGAGCCATACCTCACATACGAGAATGCCCTTTTGCCTGAAAGTTTATTATACGCATACAGCGTAATGAAAAATGATGGATACAAATCTATCGCTAAAGAGTCGTTTGAGTTCTTATTAGAGAAGACCTTCATGAATGGTCGGATCAAAGTTATCTCTAATATTAACTGGTTGAACCGAGGAGAAGCAAATACAGAATACGGAGAACAGCCTGTTGACGTAGCAGGTACGGTGATCGCACTGTCAGCCTTCTATAATATATTCCACGACAAAGAATACATCCAGAAACAAAAAGACGCATTCAGTTGGTTTATGGGCAACAATCATCTTCATCAGATTATTTATAATCCCGCTACCGGCGGCTGTTACGACGGTCTTGAAGAGAACAACATCAACCTTAACCAAGGAGCTGAGTCTACTGTTTGTTACCTTATGGCCAGACTGTCGCTTATCAATCCATAA
- a CDS encoding efflux transporter outer membrane subunit, giving the protein MIKKTVLAFALLIAFASCATFKDYKPQRVKTDNIIRKELQDSLSVGDTTAMLHWQDFYKDSCLEALISEGLERNSELELARLRIDEAVAALRGARGLLLPSVSVAGDGNISSFDGTKSVKTYSLSSTVNWEADILRKQGNAIKGALAAVDERKAYRQLVQTRLIATIAQNYYTLEMLDAKKKVTEETIESWQKQIAILQALMTAGDTDRGIIAQAEASRYEAETMLRMIDKQIFESEGSLSTLLGRTPTPVKRGNFTIHDFSDQVVRRIPIAALATRPDVRQAEAALRSAFYQTNVARAAFYPSLRLSGSAGWTNNGSVGIVNPGSILMQAVASIAQPVFANGQNRANLAIAKSQQQQALVSFCQTVLDAGNEVNNTLNAYQTATQVTGLQELQIRKLRETIYAADAQMQYGDGNALQGIIARQSFLAAQLQKLSSEYEQIESYIVLFRVLGGGI; this is encoded by the coding sequence ATGATAAAGAAAACAGTATTGGCTTTTGCCTTATTGATCGCCTTTGCCTCTTGTGCTACTTTCAAAGACTACAAGCCACAACGGGTGAAGACAGACAATATAATAAGGAAGGAACTTCAAGACAGTTTGTCGGTTGGTGATACAACGGCTATGCTGCACTGGCAGGATTTCTATAAGGACAGTTGTCTAGAAGCGCTCATAAGTGAGGGATTGGAACGGAACAGTGAACTGGAACTGGCGCGACTTAGAATAGATGAGGCTGTTGCGGCACTACGTGGGGCACGTGGACTGCTGCTGCCTTCGGTGTCTGTAGCAGGTGATGGAAATATCAGCAGTTTTGATGGAACAAAGTCTGTAAAGACTTATTCTCTGAGTTCAACGGTAAACTGGGAGGCTGATATTTTACGTAAGCAGGGAAATGCAATAAAGGGTGCTTTGGCTGCAGTAGACGAACGAAAAGCTTATCGCCAGTTGGTGCAAACACGACTAATAGCAACTATCGCCCAAAACTATTATACCCTTGAAATGCTTGATGCAAAGAAAAAAGTGACAGAAGAGACAATAGAGAGTTGGCAAAAGCAGATTGCCATATTGCAGGCTTTGATGACTGCCGGTGATACTGACAGGGGTATAATAGCACAGGCGGAGGCGAGTAGATACGAGGCTGAAACTATGCTTAGGATGATAGACAAGCAGATATTTGAATCTGAGGGGAGCCTCTCGACTTTATTGGGCAGGACTCCAACTCCAGTCAAGCGTGGTAATTTTACTATTCATGACTTTTCTGATCAGGTGGTGAGACGCATCCCAATAGCTGCGCTTGCCACTCGACCGGATGTAAGGCAGGCTGAGGCAGCGTTGCGTTCTGCTTTCTACCAGACCAATGTGGCACGCGCAGCATTCTATCCATCGCTTAGATTATCAGGCTCTGCGGGGTGGACCAACAATGGCAGTGTGGGTATTGTAAATCCGGGTAGTATCCTTATGCAGGCTGTTGCCTCGATAGCCCAGCCTGTCTTTGCAAATGGGCAGAATAGAGCCAATTTAGCCATAGCCAAATCGCAGCAGCAACAGGCTCTTGTGAGTTTCTGTCAGACTGTGCTTGATGCAGGAAATGAGGTGAACAATACTCTGAATGCTTATCAGACAGCAACGCAAGTGACTGGCTTGCAAGAGCTTCAGATCAGAAAGTTGCGTGAAACAATATATGCTGCTGATGCTCAGATGCAATATGGCGACGGTAACGCTCTTCAGGGTATCATCGCCCGTCAGTCGTTTCTTGCCGCTCAGTTGCAGAAGCTTTCTTCGGAGTATGAACAGATAGAAAGTTATATTGTACTATTCCGTGTGCTTGGGGGAGGAATCTGA
- a CDS encoding LytR/AlgR family response regulator transcription factor — MIKVLIIEDEFRNYNRLRRLLSDYDPGMVIEGPLESVSETRQWLSTHQGAMAPDIVFADIRLNDGISFDALDALNETSSLVFTTAYDEYALKAFQYNGLAYLMKPIEEEELRRTLNHINSLRGESIKAQSAEMQGLKRLISQMRADRYQYRERFLIPYKDGFEIVNTNDVSFICTEYKETKIYLHTGRFYNLSMSLDEIDRQLNPDQFFRVNRQYIVSINSVSSLKTHFGGKLRICLQGYENVELMCSRERAPQLKEWLNK, encoded by the coding sequence ATGATAAAGGTATTGATTATAGAAGACGAATTTCGCAACTACAATCGGTTACGCCGGTTACTCTCTGATTATGATCCCGGCATGGTTATAGAAGGCCCGTTAGAGTCTGTTTCTGAGACTAGGCAATGGCTTAGCACCCATCAGGGAGCAATGGCTCCCGACATTGTCTTTGCAGATATACGGTTGAACGACGGTATCAGTTTCGATGCCCTTGATGCCCTTAATGAAACTTCCAGTCTGGTGTTCACCACGGCCTACGACGAATATGCCTTGAAAGCTTTTCAGTATAACGGCCTGGCGTATCTGATGAAACCAATTGAAGAAGAAGAATTACGCCGAACACTTAACCACATCAATAGTTTGCGCGGTGAAAGCATCAAGGCACAATCAGCCGAGATGCAAGGGCTTAAAAGACTCATTTCCCAGATGCGCGCAGACAGATACCAATATCGTGAAAGGTTTCTCATTCCCTACAAAGATGGTTTTGAGATAGTCAATACCAATGATGTCAGTTTCATTTGCACCGAATACAAAGAAACAAAAATATATCTCCATACAGGTAGGTTCTATAACCTTTCGATGTCGCTTGACGAGATAGACCGTCAGTTGAATCCCGATCAATTCTTTCGTGTAAATCGTCAGTATATTGTCAGTATCAACAGTGTGAGCAGCCTTAAGACCCACTTTGGTGGTAAACTGCGTATATGCCTTCAAGGCTATGAAAATGTTGAGCTAATGTGCAGTCGTGAGCGTGCCCCCCAGCTTAAAGAATGGCTCAACAAATAG
- a CDS encoding efflux RND transporter periplasmic adaptor subunit, with amino-acid sequence MKRIFLVMLVFPFILTACKQKVTIGKTPVKENFKTFVVKNEPATLTLSYPATLRGRQDIAIYPQIEGKIVKVCVEEGQTVRSGQPLFIINQAGYRAALATAQANIQAARARVDNALLMLQSKQQLKRQKVISSFTVAQAANALKTARAEMAQAYAEKSNAANNMSYTIVRSPSAGVVGTLPYKIGALISPSMSQPLTYVSDNIRMVAFFSLNESQLTSLIRQYGSKAGALKEMPPVKWKMSDGSVYEFNGRIVTISGLLDEQTGCVSVRAVFNNDRQQLISGATGNVLMPMKISNAIVIPQTAVSELQDKMVVYRIVNGKPIMTQIKVFHINDGKNYIVTEGLKAGDKIKM; translated from the coding sequence ATGAAAAGAATTTTTTTGGTGATGTTGGTCTTTCCATTTATACTGACGGCTTGCAAACAAAAAGTGACAATAGGAAAAACTCCTGTCAAAGAAAATTTTAAGACATTCGTCGTGAAGAATGAACCGGCCACACTGACTTTGAGTTATCCTGCTACTCTGCGTGGCAGACAAGATATCGCAATCTATCCGCAAATAGAAGGAAAAATTGTGAAAGTGTGCGTGGAAGAGGGACAGACGGTAAGGAGCGGGCAACCGCTTTTCATCATAAATCAAGCAGGTTACCGAGCTGCACTGGCTACTGCACAGGCTAACATACAGGCCGCGCGTGCACGGGTAGATAATGCTTTGCTGATGCTTCAGAGCAAACAACAGCTTAAACGGCAGAAGGTGATATCTTCATTTACAGTTGCGCAGGCGGCCAATGCACTGAAAACCGCCCGTGCCGAAATGGCACAGGCATATGCGGAGAAAAGCAATGCAGCCAACAATATGTCGTATACGATAGTGCGCAGTCCGTCGGCCGGGGTGGTGGGTACTCTTCCGTATAAAATAGGGGCGCTCATTTCGCCATCAATGTCTCAGCCGCTGACTTATGTTTCTGACAATATAAGGATGGTGGCCTTCTTCTCTCTTAATGAAAGTCAGCTTACATCGCTTATCAGGCAATACGGATCTAAAGCCGGGGCTCTGAAAGAAATGCCTCCTGTAAAGTGGAAAATGAGTGATGGCAGTGTCTACGAATTTAATGGAAGGATTGTTACTATCAGTGGACTTCTTGATGAACAGACTGGATGTGTGAGTGTACGTGCCGTTTTTAATAATGACAGGCAACAGCTGATAAGTGGGGCTACCGGTAATGTGCTGATGCCGATGAAAATATCTAATGCTATCGTTATTCCGCAGACTGCTGTAAGCGAATTGCAGGATAAAATGGTTGTATACCGCATCGTGAATGGTAAACCGATAATGACACAGATTAAGGTTTTTCATATTAACGACGGCAAGAACTATATTGTGACGGAAGGTTTAAAGGCAGGAGATAAAATTAAAATGTAA
- a CDS encoding efflux RND transporter permease subunit has product MSFKIFIQRPILSAVISVLIVLMGIVALFSLPVEQYPDMAPPTVNVMTTYPGANAETVIKSVLTPLEVAINGVEGMTYMTSSASNSGDASITVFFKNGVNPDMAAVNVQNRVQAALSNLPAEVTKQGVMTEKQQNSELMTVCLYSEDGKLDENFLNNYMNINVVPRLKRVMGVGKVMLYGSDYNMRLWLKPDKMSQYKLIPDDISKALAAQNIEAATGAFGENHDNTYVYTMKYRGRLSTPEEFGNIVIRSLANGEVLRLKDVAKVEMGSETYNYTTSLDGHPAALAMIQQRAGSNASKIINEIDGELNKMEAQLPAGVKFQKINDTNHFLNASIKVVLHTLIEALILVILVVYVFLQDIRSTLIPSVSIIVSLIGTFAFMQLIGFSINLLTLFALVLAIGTVVDDAIIVVEAVQANFDNGYRSPYLASRDAMGNVAKALITSTIIFMAVFIPVSMIGGTSGMFYRQFGLTMAVAVGISAVNAFTLSPALCALLLRPYMDENGVQKNNFAARFRRAFNSVFDEMSRKYAQGVLRFIRHKYFAFAIIAVAGLILVILVKKTPTGIVPDEDTGMLYVNMTTKPGTSMSENAKALHKMEKKLRTIPGIAHYAMTNGYSFTSSGSNTGMFFVPLKEWKERNDDESVAAITAKINEAARSIPEADVLVMTPPMIPGFGMSSGFELNLQDRTGGSIERFQKVKDDFVAALGRQPEIGTAYSDFSADYPQFWVDIDAAKCQRSGITPNEILETVSSYYGGAYISNFNRFSRLYNVTMQASPEYRVTSESLDRIYVRLANGEMAPASSFMKLTPTKGPQNLNRFNLFSAINITGNPAKGRSSGEAMQAIARVAKQSLPLGYTYEWGGMSLEESQSSSNFMLVFMLSFLIIYLVLAALYESLVLPFAVIITVPVGILGSFVLAQVLGLQNDIYMQTGIVLLIGLLAKTAILITEYAVEHRRKGMGLIQAAYNAAKDRFRPILMTVLTMVLGMVPLMIATGAGAKGSRSLASGVVGGIIMGSIALLFLVPALFVVFQWIQEHWMPRRLIDNKEIIEDK; this is encoded by the coding sequence ATGAGCTTTAAAATATTTATACAGCGACCGATTCTCTCTGCTGTAATCTCTGTACTTATTGTACTGATGGGAATAGTTGCACTCTTTTCGTTGCCTGTTGAGCAATATCCGGATATGGCACCACCAACGGTCAATGTGATGACAACATACCCGGGCGCCAATGCCGAAACTGTAATAAAGAGTGTACTTACACCGTTGGAGGTTGCCATAAACGGTGTGGAGGGTATGACATATATGACATCTTCGGCAAGCAACTCGGGTGATGCAAGTATTACTGTATTCTTTAAGAATGGTGTTAATCCGGATATGGCTGCCGTTAACGTGCAGAACCGTGTGCAGGCTGCTCTGTCTAATCTGCCGGCCGAGGTGACCAAACAGGGGGTAATGACAGAAAAACAGCAGAACTCTGAGCTGATGACAGTCTGTCTATATAGTGAAGATGGAAAGTTGGATGAGAACTTTCTTAACAACTATATGAATATCAATGTGGTGCCGCGTCTGAAACGAGTAATGGGTGTGGGAAAAGTTATGCTATATGGTTCGGATTATAATATGCGTCTGTGGTTGAAACCTGATAAGATGTCGCAATATAAGCTTATACCTGATGATATAAGTAAAGCTCTTGCTGCACAGAATATTGAGGCGGCTACCGGAGCCTTTGGAGAAAATCACGATAATACATATGTATACACGATGAAATATCGCGGACGTCTCTCAACTCCTGAGGAATTTGGTAATATCGTGATACGCAGTCTTGCTAATGGCGAGGTTCTTAGACTGAAGGATGTGGCAAAGGTGGAGATGGGCAGCGAGACTTACAACTACACCACATCACTAGACGGACATCCGGCTGCGTTGGCGATGATACAGCAGAGGGCAGGAAGCAATGCTTCAAAAATTATCAATGAGATAGACGGGGAGTTAAATAAGATGGAGGCTCAATTGCCTGCTGGGGTGAAATTTCAGAAGATCAATGATACCAACCACTTTCTGAATGCTTCTATCAAGGTGGTGCTGCATACGCTTATTGAGGCTTTGATTCTTGTTATCCTTGTGGTATATGTGTTTTTGCAGGATATACGTTCTACGTTAATCCCTTCTGTCAGTATAATAGTATCGCTTATAGGCACATTTGCTTTCATGCAGTTAATAGGTTTCAGTATAAATCTGCTTACGCTCTTCGCACTTGTACTGGCTATTGGTACGGTGGTAGACGATGCCATCATTGTGGTGGAGGCGGTGCAAGCTAACTTCGACAATGGCTATAGATCACCATATCTGGCCTCGCGCGATGCCATGGGTAATGTAGCCAAGGCATTGATAACATCGACCATAATCTTTATGGCTGTTTTTATTCCGGTGAGTATGATTGGCGGGACATCTGGAATGTTCTATCGCCAGTTTGGTCTTACGATGGCTGTGGCTGTAGGAATTTCGGCTGTCAACGCCTTTACACTGTCACCGGCTCTTTGTGCCTTGCTGCTTCGACCTTATATGGACGAGAACGGGGTACAAAAGAATAATTTTGCAGCACGTTTTCGAAGAGCTTTCAATTCGGTGTTTGATGAGATGAGCCGTAAATACGCTCAGGGGGTGTTGCGCTTTATACGTCATAAGTATTTTGCCTTTGCCATCATCGCTGTTGCAGGACTGATTCTTGTAATCTTGGTGAAGAAAACGCCAACAGGTATTGTGCCGGATGAAGATACCGGTATGCTGTACGTTAATATGACGACTAAACCAGGAACTTCTATGAGTGAGAACGCAAAGGCGCTGCACAAGATGGAAAAGAAACTCAGAACTATTCCGGGTATTGCACATTATGCGATGACTAATGGATACTCGTTTACATCATCGGGTTCAAATACCGGAATGTTCTTCGTTCCACTGAAAGAGTGGAAGGAGCGTAATGATGATGAGAGTGTGGCTGCCATCACGGCAAAAATAAATGAGGCAGCACGTAGTATTCCGGAGGCTGATGTACTGGTGATGACACCACCAATGATTCCGGGATTTGGTATGAGCAGTGGTTTTGAACTGAATCTGCAAGACCGTACCGGGGGGAGTATTGAACGATTCCAAAAGGTGAAGGATGATTTTGTGGCAGCACTTGGCAGACAGCCGGAAATAGGTACGGCTTATTCAGACTTCAGTGCTGATTATCCACAGTTCTGGGTGGATATTGATGCTGCAAAATGTCAGCGGTCGGGTATTACACCGAATGAGATTCTAGAGACGGTATCAAGTTATTATGGAGGGGCGTATATTTCTAATTTCAATAGATTCTCCCGTCTTTATAATGTGACGATGCAGGCAAGTCCGGAATATCGTGTGACGAGTGAGTCGCTGGATCGTATCTATGTGCGTCTTGCTAATGGTGAGATGGCTCCGGCTTCGTCTTTTATGAAACTGACTCCGACAAAGGGACCGCAGAATCTGAATCGTTTCAATCTTTTCAGTGCTATCAATATCACAGGAAACCCGGCTAAAGGAAGGAGCAGCGGTGAGGCTATGCAGGCAATTGCACGTGTGGCAAAGCAATCATTGCCACTGGGGTACACATACGAATGGGGAGGAATGAGCCTTGAGGAAAGTCAGTCGTCTAGCAACTTTATGTTGGTCTTTATGCTCAGTTTCCTGATTATATATCTGGTGCTGGCTGCACTCTACGAAAGTCTGGTCTTACCGTTTGCTGTCATCATCACGGTGCCTGTTGGAATCCTAGGCAGTTTCGTGCTAGCACAGGTGCTGGGGTTACAGAATGATATTTACATGCAGACCGGGATCGTGCTACTTATCGGACTGCTTGCAAAGACGGCCATCTTAATTACGGAGTATGCTGTGGAACATCGCAGAAAAGGCATGGGACTGATACAGGCTGCGTATAATGCCGCAAAAGATCGTTTCAGACCTATCTTGATGACCGTACTGACGATGGTACTTGGAATGGTGCCTTTGATGATAGCCACCGGAGCAGGAGCCAAAGGCAGCCGCTCGTTGGCAAGCGGAGTGGTAGGTGGCATCATAATGGGAAGCATAGCTTTACTCTTCTTAGTACCGGCTCTCTTTGTGGTGTTCCAATGGATACAGGAGCATTGGATGCCGCGTAGACTTATTGACAATAAAGAAATAATAGAAGACAAATAG
- a CDS encoding pesticidal protein Cry7Aa has protein sequence MINIRREGVIIETTDLEFENESVMNPAVIVAGGKIHMFYRAVKTGNMSSIGYCILESPLKVVYRKKEPILSPEFEYERHGMEDPRIVKLDDTYYITYTAYDGDNAVGALVTSKDLIHFKRLGVITSHVTYPQFVEWLTRDKHPHTDKYFRLYNQRQSATETGKLLYLMDKDIVMFPNRVNGKIFFLHRIRPDIQSVSIDKIENLTQDFWEKYYSAFSSHVFFTPKYDFESSYIGAGCPPIRVDEGWLMIYHSVYDTPEGYVYSASAALLNKYNPSIEIARLPYPLLKPQKDYETQGIVNHVCFPTGAIIWEDRLYIYYGAADKSIACASVPVRELIDELLNYRK, from the coding sequence ATGATAAATATAAGAAGAGAAGGCGTTATTATAGAGACAACTGATCTTGAATTCGAAAATGAGAGCGTAATGAATCCTGCCGTTATTGTTGCAGGAGGTAAAATACACATGTTTTATAGAGCCGTAAAGACAGGCAATATGTCGTCTATCGGTTATTGTATACTAGAGAGTCCGTTAAAAGTCGTTTATCGTAAAAAGGAACCCATACTATCTCCCGAATTTGAATATGAAAGACATGGTATGGAGGATCCTAGAATTGTAAAGCTAGACGATACCTATTACATTACATACACAGCCTATGATGGAGATAATGCAGTTGGAGCATTAGTCACATCCAAAGACTTGATACATTTTAAACGATTGGGAGTCATTACCTCTCACGTTACCTATCCTCAATTTGTCGAATGGCTTACTAGAGACAAACATCCGCATACAGATAAGTATTTCCGTTTATACAACCAGCGTCAATCAGCCACAGAGACAGGTAAGCTGCTTTATCTCATGGATAAGGATATAGTAATGTTTCCTAATAGAGTAAATGGAAAAATCTTTTTTCTGCATCGTATAAGACCTGATATTCAGTCAGTATCCATTGATAAGATTGAGAACCTCACACAGGATTTCTGGGAGAAATATTATTCCGCATTCAGCAGTCATGTTTTTTTTACGCCCAAATATGATTTCGAGTCAAGCTATATCGGTGCAGGCTGCCCACCAATACGGGTAGATGAAGGATGGCTTATGATCTATCACAGCGTTTACGACACCCCCGAAGGATATGTCTATTCTGCCAGTGCAGCCTTACTCAATAAGTATAATCCCTCTATCGAAATAGCACGATTGCCATATCCACTGTTAAAGCCCCAGAAAGACTATGAGACACAAGGTATAGTCAATCACGTATGTTTCCCCACAGGCGCTATAATATGGGAGGATAGACTATATATATACTATGGAGCGGCAGATAAAAGCATCGCATGTGCATCCGTCCCTGTCAGAGAATTAATTGATGAATTATTAAATTATAGAAAATGA